The DNA segment TCTTCTCTTGAATATACAGTTCTACTATCATTTTCTTAAATTCTTCTGCATACCTTTTTCCTAAGTTTTTCCATTCCTGCCACTCCCAATTTTTAGTTTATCACAACTTCACTTTTCTTCACAATCGTTGTCCTAAAATTTGAGTCCGATCCATATTATTTCCCCAAAAAGATTCTGAAATTTCTTGTATTTCTTCTTCATTTAAATTCTTCTTTTTTACTAATTTATTTATATACAATACTTCGTATATTGAGCCCATAAACATACTTAACTTTAATAATATTTTATTTTCCTCTTCCAAACTATCTTTCTCTTCTAACAATAATTTCTTAAACTTAATCAGAATATCCTGAGATTCCAGCTCTTTATCCAAAAAACATGTTCCTTTCATACTTAATAAAAAGCAAAGTATCTCTTCGCGTTCCTCTAAAAATTTTATCAGTGATTTCGTCAGATTGTATAAATAGTCCCTTTTGTTCTCTTTTTTCCTTACTTTATTTAAATTTTTTATTATTTCTTCAGCCGAATAATCTGCTGCCTCTTTATATATATCACTTTTATTTTTAAAATGATAATACAGATTTCCAGGACTTAATTCCAGCCTCTTTACTATTTCTCCTATCGAAGCTTTCTCCAGTTTCTTCTCTTTTATCAGTTCCAACGTTATTTTAATTACATCCTTTTTATCCATTCTTATCCTTTCAGAGATAAGAAAAGAGTGTTTCCGGTGTGAACATACCAAGTTTTTTCCGGAAACCCTCTACTTTCTCTTTTTATTAATTAAAATACTGCCTTTAAAGTTACTCCTGCTCTGTAATCATTTTCCTTATCATTTCCTGTTGAGTACTCTCCTGTAAGGAATATTCCATATCTGTCTTCTACCTCTACTCCTATTGCCGCTTTTGTTCTGAATGTTCCTTTTTCATCTTCCGGCTTCGACAATTTATGATAGCCGTCTTCTATGGCTACCAATCTTGCCTTTTCTCTTTCATTAAGGTCTGCAAGCTCATATTCATATGCAAGGTCAAGTGTTCCTTTCAGCTGCCATGCTGTCTTAGCTCCTAAAGGTATTGCCCCTTTCAGCTCTACCCCGGCTCTAGGCTTCGCACTCCATGCATCATTTCCTTCCACCTCAAGGGCTTCCAGTCCGCTTTCATTAAATGTAGGTCTTGTCACATACATTGCTCTGAATGCTCCATATGGCATTATACTTGCTTTTTTTCCTAATCCGAATTCTTTCCCGAGTATATTGTCACTTGTTATACTGTATGTTTCATATGTCCCGTTCATTTCTGATCTGCTGTTTGGGCTTGGCCAGTCTATATTTCTGTCCACATTATGGATACTTGCTCTTCCTGTCAGGTCATTTACTATTTTCCATCCATTTGATCTATACTTGTTATGTACTCCCAGCTGGATTGTATCTACCCATTCTTCACTTTCATTTCCGTCTTTGAATTCAAAGCCTGTATGAACATATCCTAATGAATAACCGAATGTATGTTTATATGTTCTTTCCACTTCTCTTAATGCCAGTACTCCTGTTGTCGTATAATCATAACCTGTTGCTCCGTCAGTTTCTTCTTTATTTTTACCTTTTCCTGCTATTACACTTATTTTTACATTTTCTTTTGTATTATTTGTTGAATCCTGTAATAAATGTAATGAATTTTCAAATGTTTTTGCTATGTCGTCTTCTCTTTGGTTTATATTAGCATATACATTTCCTGCAAGACTTGCCATTACTCTTCTGAATTCCGGTTCTTGATCTGTTTCAATCATATCTATTTTGTTGAATATTTCTATCGCTTTGTCAGATATTCCATCGGTTCCATACTTTGAATCTAATGCTAATCCAAAATCTTCATACCATAAACCGTTAGTAAAATCATCATAAGGTATTTTTTCCATCCATATATCTATATTCCCTAAAGAATTTACTTCTGGTGTTGCTCTCCAAGTAAGTGATTTACTTATTACATGAACTGTTCCGGAATTTGGTCCTCCTCCCGGAGTTGTCGGGTTAAATACATCTTTTAATTTATAAACATTTGCATTAGTTCCCTGTGTAAAACTTGCCAGTATCTGAACAGGATTTTCTTCACTTACACTAAAATATGGTGCATTTATCTGTACAGAATCTGCTACAAATTTTGCTCCGTCATCTGCTGAGCCTGCAGCTGCCGGTCTTATTGTAGAAGGATCTACTTTTATTGCTACTACTACTCCCTCATTTGAAAAATATTCACTTACATTTATCACTCCGGAATTAACTATACTAGGTGTTGGATAGCTATTCCCCATACTTGAGATCACTTTATTTCCATTTATAGTTGTATTTCCCAGAACTGTTCCTTCTCCAAACAATCCACCTGCACTTACTATATCAGTCCCGCTCCCTTTTCCTATTCCTATATTGTTATTCCCAGAACCAATATTTATTGTTCCCTTATTTTCTATACTTCCGCCAGTATTTCCATATATCCCAATACCATTATCGGCATTTAAATTTATTATCCCGCTATTTCCGTTTATTAATGTTGAAGTAACACCAGCCATTCCTATTCCGTCATTACCATTTACATCGATAGTTCCTTCATTTATAATTATTCCATTCTCTGCATATAAACCTATTGCTCCAGCTCCGTTCAGTATTATATGTCCATAGTTTTCTGCAATGGTTGCTGTATTATTATCTTTTATATAAATTCCAATTCCGCCTGCTCCTACTTCTATGTCTGAATGGTTTTCTATTTTTGCTCCTTCACCATAGAGCCCTACTGCATATTTATTACTTGGATCTGAAGGGTTACTTGGTACAGGTACATTAGAATTCCCTACATATATTTTCCCGGCACCAGTACTTAATATATAACCATTTTTATTATAAATACCTATATTTCCTATTTTACCTGTAGCATCTATAACTGAAGTATTTGATACATATTCTCCATTTGTGGCATAAACCGCCACATTTTCGTCACCAGTCATAGTTATAGGAAAATTATTTGTTATTGTTCCCCCGCCAGTTGAATAGACCAGAACCTCATTTGTCCCCATATTTATAGCGGCATTATTTACGAAACCTGCTCCTGTTTCTAATACTACACCATAGTTATTACTCCCTATACTAAGATTAGAGCTTGTATTTGTTATAACAGAATTATTTGTCCCATATACTCCGACTGCTTCATTATTACCCTGCAACATGATCTGTGAAGTTGGTGATAATGTAACTAGATCTCCATTACTATATATTCCGACTCCTCCGCTTCCAACTGTTATTTTTCCATTCTGTTGAATAGTTCCACTTAAAGTCGGATGCCCAAACTTATATATTCCCAGAGAACCTGACCCTACTTCTATTTCTCCGTCATTTATGATAACTTCATCTTCATTTTCACTGTATATCCCTACTGCCGGATTAGAAGGATTAGTCGAATTTCCTATTTTTATCTTTCCAGTTCCAGTATTCCAAATGACTGCCGTACTTCCCGGAGAAGCTACAGAGAACATTCCTATTGAATCTACTCCGCTTAAATCAATCGTCCCGCTGTTCAACATAGGAGTTACGCCGGATGCATACATTCCCACTGAATTTGCCATAGTTCCGTTAATCATATTTGTATTTTCTACCTGTGCTATACCTTCCGCATATAATCCCTGCGAACTCTGGCCTACTGTTATAACTCCATTATTTTTTATAGTTCCCATTCCGTTTTTACCAAAAATTCCTACTGAATTATCTCCTACAGTTATATTAGCACTGTTTAGTCCACTGGCACCATTAGATACATAAATAGCTGCTGAATTATCTCCTAGCGCTATAGTCCCCTGATTTTCAGCTTCTACACTATATGGTAATATTAATGGAGGAGTGGATACCTGATCAGCTGACAATGCTACACTATTTGTACCTGTAGATGTTACAACTGTTCCTGCTCCTATCATCACACCAGATTTAGTTCCTGATATTAAAACAGAATTTGCGCCAGCTGTTAAAGTTCCTGCTCCTGTTGTAAATAAGCCTTCATCTATATTAGCTAAAATATAAGTTGATCCTGCCGTAGGATTTATTGTTAATCCGTTTGGAATTGGTGCACTTGAGCCTTTTATATTAAATATTACTATATCAGTACCATCTACATTAACTGTTCCTGTCGCACCTGTAATATTACTTCCGTTTTCTAAATGAAACCCTACAGCTTTATTTCCTGTCAAATTTATAGTACCGCCAGACATATTTACATCAGTCATATCTGCCAATACTGCTATTCCATTTGTTCCTACGCTCATACTTCCTGTATTTGTAAATGTTCCACCTGATATATAAGCACCTATAGAATTTAATGAATTTCGCAGATCAACTGTATTTGAATTTGTAATATTAGCATCAGCTCTATTTAAAGAGCTATTATTTTGAGCATACATTCCTATTGGCGCAGTTGCTCCATTAGAAATTATATTTCCAGAATTTGTCATATTAATAAGATTATTTCCAGCTATACTTAATGTTCCTTCTTGTGTTTTTGCAGCTAAACCTATACTGTTATTACCCAGATTGATCGTCCCCACATTGTTAATTTGTGTATTATTAGTTCCATATATACCTATTGCTCCATTTGAACTATTTATTATATTATTATTTGTGACAATTCCATAACGTGAATAAAAAGATATTGAGTTTGTTCCTGACATATCTATATTTCCATTATTAACAATTGCTATTTTCGCCTGCCCTGCTGCTGTATTATCAGGATTAGCCATTTTCGCCAATATCTGTCCAGCCAATGTTCCTTTTACATAAGTTCCGGAAGTAACTTCTATTTCTGAACTGACCACTGATACTTTATTGGTAGAATCTAGGGGATTATCTAAATTATACGGATTAGAAACTGATCCTATGGAAGAATCATTATCAATATTTAATTTTCCGTTTGCTACTAAACCAAACCTATAATTTCCACCTGGATTTATTGATAACCCCAAACCAGCTATTGACCCTATCGCTGTATTAGCAGTTGTTAAATTAAAAATTGTTTTGTTTAATACAAATAAATTACCGTATTCTCCTGCTGTAGTCGGCATATTTATATTAAGATTTGATATATTAGTAAATGTATTTGTAATATAATCACTGAAATCTGTAGCTGAATATGTAAAATATGCTCCGCTAGGTGTACCATCAAAATTAAATACCGTTCCTCCGTCTTCTACTGTTATTCCAGCTCCTGAAGCAATATTGAATTTTCCATATGTTCCAAGTGCTGCACCTGTTTTATATTGATTATAAAACATCAGTCCGCCGTTCATTATTGTAGTATTGGTTCCAGAAACTGTTATATTCCCAGTTGAAACTCCTGTATTAACTCCTGAATAATAAGCGATTCCGCCATTATCTGCTATTATTCCGGTATTCTTAGTTCCGTAATCTGCATGGTAAGCTGAATATGGAACTCCTGATAAAGAACTTAAAAGAACTCCGCCATTTATTACTGGAGCAGCAGTTATATCAGAATAAACACCTGCTGAACCATTTTTTGTAATAATAACTCCGTTAGCAGTATTTGTAAAGCTTCCTCCTGACAAAATTACAGCTCCGCCATTATTACTTTTTTCTATTATTCCGTTATTCGTTACAATTCCAGAAGTTCCGCTAATAATTGCATTCGTCCCAATTCCTATTGACTTAATAGTACCATTATTAATAATATTTCCATTATTTTGTGCATAAGCTCCACTATTATTAGAATTAGTTATTATATTTCCAATTGTATCTGTCCCGCCTGAAATGAGTAAAGTTCCTGTTGAAGCTAAAGTTACAGTTCCTGTTCCCGTTGCCACCATTCCTAAATTACTTGTTCCTGCATCAACTTCCGCTATTCCCATTATTGTCATTGTTCCACCATCTGCTCTAAATAGAGAACTTTGATTAGCAAAATTTCCAAAGAAAACATCATGTTCGCCTATATTTTTACTCGCTTTATTGTTATCTGCTGTAACAGTTAATGTTGCTCTATCTGTAAATATTCCCACAGCTCCCTCTACTAAATTAACATTATTTCCTAATGCATTTCCTATAGTTGCCGATTTATTAGCAGTATTTCCTATATTTATATTTATTGATGATAAACTTGGGCTAAAAGAAGAATTATTTATTACTGCACCAACAGTATTATCTCCTGTTAACTCTATAGGTTTAACAAAATTAATATAGGATCCCCCCATTGTACGAATATCATTCACAACTATACCTAAAGCACCTAATCCATTTATATTTATATTACCTGTG comes from the Sebaldella termitidis ATCC 33386 genome and includes:
- a CDS encoding TetR/AcrR family transcriptional regulator, coding for MDKKDVIKITLELIKEKKLEKASIGEIVKRLELSPGNLYYHFKNKSDIYKEAADYSAEEIIKNLNKVRKKENKRDYLYNLTKSLIKFLEEREEILCFLLSMKGTCFLDKELESQDILIKFKKLLLEEKDSLEEENKILLKLSMFMGSIYEVLYINKLVKKKNLNEEEIQEISESFWGNNMDRTQILGQRL
- a CDS encoding autotransporter domain-containing protein; this encodes MKRNKKLLVSFLALNAILTSYAQAETVQSARYERMYNSIVKNMEKGSSNEQTYQTIQRILNQKNKELKDLYLQGDYIVKPEYLEWQVFFTGFYEEYNEGVDNTKENAKYHSNPLYAQSGYYDANGDYIVTSYLKNGISGKPLTPDQVPKEVELGIRIPLKGTNRQPLNLNIGTPQVPNIVTPTGVNITAPFVSIPTISVPVFTPVTVNVQPVTTNTITTKTFVFGPSGNGDAQWITNNGSNGPLSQINLDGSQGMGTRGSMDVISRSTTNTNWNFDLHLADTDAKGVDKQAHVVTNYGIQNINFTNQTQRSAMKLVGGHDITISDMDINFVGSNSAAGNMMLFHTDAHNNYNDNSSLYRSSSWILTSSTNVRMKGQNGLMFGVQYHGNVTDSGMVNNGHIWADTDTSYIYNATTYTIDPRDRTIFYTIDDGRTPNRYLYFENNGIIDLDGPIDILGIYDVNGAVNGGSYFLNSSTGNININGLGALGIVVNDIRTMGGSYINFVKPIELTGDNTVGAVINNSSFSPSLSSININIGNTANKSATIGNALGNNVNLVEGAVGIFTDRATLTVTADNNKASKNIGEHDVFFGNFANQSSLFRADGGTMTIMGIAEVDAGTSNLGMVATGTGTVTLASTGTLLISGGTDTIGNIITNSNNSGAYAQNNGNIINNGTIKSIGIGTNAIISGTSGIVTNNGIIEKSNNGGAVILSGGSFTNTANGVIITKNGSAGVYSDITAAPVINGGVLLSSLSGVPYSAYHADYGTKNTGIIADNGGIAYYSGVNTGVSTGNITVSGTNTTIMNGGLMFYNQYKTGAALGTYGKFNIASGAGITVEDGGTVFNFDGTPSGAYFTYSATDFSDYITNTFTNISNLNINMPTTAGEYGNLFVLNKTIFNLTTANTAIGSIAGLGLSINPGGNYRFGLVANGKLNIDNDSSIGSVSNPYNLDNPLDSTNKVSVVSSEIEVTSGTYVKGTLAGQILAKMANPDNTAAGQAKIAIVNNGNIDMSGTNSISFYSRYGIVTNNNIINSSNGAIGIYGTNNTQINNVGTINLGNNSIGLAAKTQEGTLSIAGNNLINMTNSGNIISNGATAPIGMYAQNNSSLNRADANITNSNTVDLRNSLNSIGAYISGGTFTNTGSMSVGTNGIAVLADMTDVNMSGGTINLTGNKAVGFHLENGSNITGATGTVNVDGTDIVIFNIKGSSAPIPNGLTINPTAGSTYILANIDEGLFTTGAGTLTAGANSVLISGTKSGVMIGAGTVVTSTGTNSVALSADQVSTPPLILPYSVEAENQGTIALGDNSAAIYVSNGASGLNSANITVGDNSVGIFGKNGMGTIKNNGVITVGQSSQGLYAEGIAQVENTNMINGTMANSVGMYASGVTPMLNSGTIDLSGVDSIGMFSVASPGSTAVIWNTGTGKIKIGNSTNPSNPAVGIYSENEDEVIINDGEIEVGSGSLGIYKFGHPTLSGTIQQNGKITVGSGGVGIYSNGDLVTLSPTSQIMLQGNNEAVGVYGTNNSVITNTSSNLSIGSNNYGVVLETGAGFVNNAAINMGTNEVLVYSTGGGTITNNFPITMTGDENVAVYATNGEYVSNTSVIDATGKIGNIGIYNKNGYILSTGAGKIYVGNSNVPVPSNPSDPSNKYAVGLYGEGAKIENHSDIEVGAGGIGIYIKDNNTATIAENYGHIILNGAGAIGLYAENGIIINEGTIDVNGNDGIGMAGVTSTLINGNSGIINLNADNGIGIYGNTGGSIENKGTINIGSGNNNIGIGKGSGTDIVSAGGLFGEGTVLGNTTINGNKVISSMGNSYPTPSIVNSGVINVSEYFSNEGVVVAIKVDPSTIRPAAAGSADDGAKFVADSVQINAPYFSVSEENPVQILASFTQGTNANVYKLKDVFNPTTPGGGPNSGTVHVISKSLTWRATPEVNSLGNIDIWMEKIPYDDFTNGLWYEDFGLALDSKYGTDGISDKAIEIFNKIDMIETDQEPEFRRVMASLAGNVYANINQREDDIAKTFENSLHLLQDSTNNTKENVKISVIAGKGKNKEETDGATGYDYTTTGVLALREVERTYKHTFGYSLGYVHTGFEFKDGNESEEWVDTIQLGVHNKYRSNGWKIVNDLTGRASIHNVDRNIDWPSPNSRSEMNGTYETYSITSDNILGKEFGLGKKASIMPYGAFRAMYVTRPTFNESGLEALEVEGNDAWSAKPRAGVELKGAIPLGAKTAWQLKGTLDLAYEYELADLNEREKARLVAIEDGYHKLSKPEDEKGTFRTKAAIGVEVEDRYGIFLTGEYSTGNDKENDYRAGVTLKAVF